The DNA segment TTGGACTCCACGAACGCAGACGCGCTTTACGTGCGAGGCTTGTGTCTTTACTACGAGGACTGCATCGATAAGGCCGTGCAGTTCTTCGTGCAGGCTCTGCGCATGGCGCCCGACCACGAGAAAGCCCGGCTCGCCTGCAGAgtaggtttttgttttgttgtcgtCCAAAACGCCTTGTGATTTTGAGCGCAGAATTCAAACGAGTGTGTCTTTCAGAATGCCAAAGCCTTGAAATCCAAGAAGGAGGAAGGAAATCTGACATTTAAGAACCACAGCTATGAAGCCGCCTATCAGCTGTATAGCGAAGCCCTCAGGATAGATCCCAACAACATCAAGACCAACGCCAAACTCTACTGCAACAGAGCCGCAGCAGGAGCCAAGGTGACATTAGAAGATCACCGTCCCACAGTGGTGAAATGCAATTTTGTCCTCACTCACTTGCTGCTCCATTATAGATGAATAAACCCAGTCAGGCCATCGAAGACTGCACCAGTGCCATCAAGCTGGACGACACTTACATCAAGGCCTACTTGAGGAGAGCGCAGTGGTACGTAGGACAAAATGGATTGTGCAAAATTGCCTCTCGGCAAAAAATGACTGACTTGggtgcaaaacaaaaatcagatcGGGACATCTAGTttttgcaacaacaaaaaataagacTTCGCgtaagattctttttttttttttttgtctgccttAAACAGACTTAATTCTCCAAACATGTGATTGCATTTTCCAATTGTTTCTGCCCGATTTCAGCTACATGCACACAGAACAGTACGAAGAGGCTGTCCGAGACTACGATAAAGTATACCAGACTGAAAAAACTTCAGGTAAAACTTTGTGCCTCGTTTACTGAATGACCGGCGGGGCCCATCACTAAAACAACCTGTCGGCCTCCAGACCACAAGCATCTGCTGAAGACGGCCAAGTTGGAGCTGAAGAAGAGCAAGAGGAAAGATTACTACAAGGTCCTGGGAGTGGGCAAGAACGCCACCGATGacgaaataaaaaaagcttaCCGCAAACGGGCCATGATGCACCACCCAGGTACGGGAAACGTATCCCGTTCGGTAAACCTGTGGCACGTTGTTTAAGTAGCTGCCTTCTCTCCACGTGCGTCAGACCGCCACAGTGCGGCCGCCCCCGAGGTGcaaaaggaagaggagaagaaatTCAAAGAAGTGGGCGAGGCCTTCACCGTTTTGTCAGACCCTAAAAAGAAGACCCGATACGACAACGGGCACGACCTCGGTGATGACGGAAATTTCGAAGGCGGAGGTAAATGACCCTGTGTTCATTTTGTCCCATTTAGGAGCTAAGATGTGATGCTTTTcaaacatcaaagtcaaagtcagctttattgtcaatctctccacatgtcacaacacacaaagagaccgaaattacgtttttctctatcccatggtgacgagacacataacacgatagacatacaagtacgcgacacaatataaaaacaagaaggcagaaattcaaacaatcaatagtaagagtgatgaataaataataaataaacagataacacaataaataagaggagcaaaacagagccagcaagcatagcgcaaaagtaaaaaacatcataaacaaaaaggcacaaacaataaataataagagtaataataaataataaataaacagataacacaacaaataagagccagtgtgcatacagacagtacagacagtaaaagtacaagacgctacgcagaacgggggagcgagttcaggatcctaacagcctggagtatgaagctgtttgagagtctggtggtgcgggagcgcaggcttctgtacctcttcccagagggcagaagctcgaacaaagagtgagcggggtgactcacatcactcacaatcgtggtcgccttgcgggtgagatgggaggtgtaaatgtccttcaaggaggggagcgaagcaccagcaatcttaccagccgtgttcactatgcgctgcagggccttcaagttgtagtcagtgcagccgccaccccaaacagcaatacagctggagaagaccctctcaatggtgccgcggtaaaatgcataACCACTAGATGGTGCTACATGTCATCTTGGATTTTCAAGGTCAATGTAgtccttttttcttctcccttgctcatcaaaaaatatattttttaatatacttttgatgttaaatattttttttacctctcaGAATGTGCAGTTTGTAAACGCAACATGTTTAGACATCGGTCTCCTCCCAGTTTAAATGCTAAAATTCTTATAAtgctttttgttcattttgtttttctgtttagACGTCGATGCAAACAACATCTTCAGGGCTTTCTTCGGTGGTCAAGGATTTACTTTTGAATCCAATGCAGGTAATTGTTTCCTAAAGAATTTTTTGTAAAGAACAAAATTATATAATTGTTTATGTATATTCATAatgatgttgttttttaaagaataaaattttataattttaaaaataaaactgacaaatttgattttttttttttttaaagagaatgTTCTTTCTTCCTAAATGAAATAACTTATGTTAgagtaaaatgtttttgtctttcatatTCCTTTGTGTGTTCTCTACATTTTAACTGAAGTTTCCAAACTAACCCTTTTTTACTTATGCTTCTCCCTCAGGTTCTGCACCTGGAAATATGTTCTTCCAGTTTGGCTAAGAGAACTGAATAATGCAGCTCTTTAGTGTACAACCTCAAGATGGATCCACAGTCAGCTCAAAACTCACCTGTTCTTCAAAACTTTTGAATTCTGTTCATATgataacaaaattaaaacaatgcTGTTCATTTAAGCCATCAGATCATGCTGCTATttcaaaagttaaagttaaaagtcccaatgatcgtcacacacacatctgggtgtggtgaaatttctcCTTTGCATtcaacccatccccatgtgattttgatccatcccctgggggagaggggagcagtgagcagcagcggtgccgcgctcaggaatcatttaaagttaagttaaaaacatttggtgatctaaccccgcaattccaacccttaatgctgagtgccaagcagggaggcaatgggtcccatttataTAGtatttggtatgacccggccggggtttgtacccacaaccttccagtctcagggcggacactctaccactaggtcactgagctggagcCAAGTGATTCCTATGTTGTGCTCCTGGAAATAATCCGATTTGATTGGTTTTAGATATTAAGtcgttatttttgtttttctatttgtcCTCATGGGATGAGCTGTCAATATTAGACCTCAGGACATCCTAACAAATTGTCTCATCTCTAGTCAGGCTTCTCCCTCTCCTCCATCTTGCTGCAATGTATATTTCACATGAATGTAAAGTTCATAAATGTTTCTTTTCCCTCCCTCTACTTGTAGTTTTCTTTGTGGTCAATTTATATTTATTGCTCTTTGAAAAATACTCAAGTTTGCATCTGCAGAAGTATTTTTGGTCAACGGTTGGGGTGCCTAACGTTTTCTGATATTCCTCTTTAGGTCATGAACTCAACCCGAGcactcatttatttttttttgaagtgttTCCATACCAGAAGGAAGTGATGCGACTGTGTTGCCCAACAGTTGGTTGCAAGTGAGTTATACCATAGTGGGCTACTTTTTTGCCTTGTAAATTCTCAAGTCTCATGGTATAAACTTAGGAAGCTATGAGTTGAGTTGAATGGAAGGGGAGGAAAAACTACCTTCCTCATTCTCTTTATTTCATCAGTTCAAAGGcccacaaaaaacaaatatttctgATTGCTTTGGTGCTTTGTATTTTTGCTCAAGgaccatgtttttctttttataaaggCCCATCTTTAATTGATAAAATGGTTGTAAATTGGATAATCACACTAAAATCTCCATGACAAGGTTGTCGTTTATGACGTCACcctttcatttcttttcagcATGTCCGGTGAGACGGTGTGGGCGTTCCCGGCGACTCCGCGTGACCGAAGTCAACCCAATCAGGAAACCGCGTGAAGCCGAACTCAACTCGCCAGATTATGGTGAGGCGACTGGTGAGTTTGGCCACGACTTGCTGGCAGGCGACGAGCACAAGAAGCCGAGTTTTTCAAGCCGTGTTGGTTCCCCAACGGGTATCTTCGTTGTAACTCGGGAAAACAGGCGGAGCAAGTCGTCGAGGTAAGCGTGTGCACGCCGAAGGTTTTGGAACCACGTCATTTTAGCCGCTCGatgttagcttgttagctttaGTGACAGCTCGAGGTTAGCGGACGGCCGTGCGCGCGCGTGACGTGAAGGATGCGCTGTATGATTCATGCCATTTTACTACAGCTACAAAGATCGCTTTCAAAACGTCTTTCATAGGCGTTTCCTTTCTAGCATAAATGCACACTTACCTAAGTTGTTCATCATATACATTTGATTGAAATTATAGAAAGATGCTAACTTGAGGCAATCTATGCAGGCTGTATGAGTCTGCTCCAAGGGTTCCAAAACTGAGGGACGGGGCCCATGATAATTGGGTCATGTTCACACTTTCTTTAGATTGCCTATATTAATAAGTAGCTCAGTGATTGCATTCAGTGGCAAATTTTTTATCTGTAGTCAAATATTGAAATCAGTCTTATCAGGCTGTGTTTGTTTGTCATGCTTGTAAAACTTGGTCCGAGACCAGTTGCAACAGTTCTGCAGACAAGTTTCGCGGGCCGTCAGTCTGCTGCACTTCCTCCCAATCCTATCTTGAGGAAGTTGGACAGAGGCTGAGCAGGTCTGACTGCATGCAGGTACAAATGCTGAAAACTGGAATGTCAGGCCACTGTTTGTAAAGGTAGTAGTAGTAGTGATATCGTCATTGTTTCAATGGTACAGTGTTTACTTGTGAACTTTGTGTATGTTTGCGACTTGacttaataaagtttgggaCAGTCCATGGTTGATGATTTAAAGGAGAATCCGTTATCTCCCAAAAGGTCCTGTGCGATCCACCGCTGCCATGTCGGCGAAGGCCATCTCAGAACAGACCGCCAAGGACTTCTTGTTCAAACACATCTGCACCTCGTCGGCCGTGCAGAATCGCTTCCGCTATGCCAGTGTTACCGCCGAGACCGACTGGGCTCGCCTAACACAGGAGCACCCTTGGCTGCTAACTGAGGTAAGAAAAGTCACATTCAATTTACACACAAACAGTTCAGAATATTGAATTGTTGCGTGAGATTTCAACATGAGCCCGTACAGGTGGGCAAAATTTGCTCcgtatttcctgatgttttaagaGATGCACTCTGGTTTTGATTTGCCATCATCCGTCTCACTCCACAGAAACTGGTGGTGAAGCCGGATCAGCTGATCAAGCGGCGCGGGAAGCTGGGACTGGTTGGCCTAAACTTGGACCTATCAGGCGTTCAGGAGTGGCTCAAAAGCCGCCTCATGAAAGAAACCACCGTGAGTAGACTTCAGCCTTCCTCAGTTCCCTTCCATGTTTTTCAGTTGACATCAAGGCCCAGTTCTTCAAAGTCATCTGAAGGGAATGCCAGCTTCTCATTCTGAGATAAAAGTGGGAGCGACCTGTTAATTTTATGATGCCTCCAGTCCATTATTGACCTCATTCAT comes from the Syngnathus typhle isolate RoL2023-S1 ecotype Sweden linkage group LG18, RoL_Styp_1.0, whole genome shotgun sequence genome and includes:
- the LOC133142821 gene encoding dnaJ homolog subfamily C member 7-like isoform X2 codes for the protein MAAVDIDVPVDAEAQLHNAGELERQAEGFKEQGNAFYSKKDYSEAFNFYTKAIDSCPTNASYYGNRAATLMMLCRFREALEDSQQAVRLDDCFMKGHLREGKCHLSLGNAMAAARCFQKVLDLEPSNREAQQENKNAETLLEFERLADFGFEKRDFRKVVYCMDRALALASACHRFKILKAECLALLGRYPEAQSVASDILRLDSTNADALYVRGLCLYYEDCIDKAVQFFVQALRMAPDHEKARLACRNAKALKSKKEEGNLTFKNHSYEAAYQLYSEALRIDPNNIKTNAKLYCNRAAAGAKMNKPSQAIEDCTSAIKLDDTYIKAYLRRAQCYMHTEQYEEAVRDYDKVYQTEKTSDHKHLLKTAKLELKKSKRKDYYKVLGVGKNATDDEIKKAYRKRAMMHHPDRHSAAAPEVQKEEEKKFKEVGEAFTVLSDPKKKTRYDNGHDLGDDGNFEGGGPSSCSQCSRHPKQQYSWRRPSQWCRGKMHNH
- the LOC133142821 gene encoding dnaJ homolog subfamily C member 7-like isoform X1, which encodes MAAVDIDVPVDAEAQLHNAGELERQAEGFKEQGNAFYSKKDYSEAFNFYTKAIDSCPTNASYYGNRAATLMMLCRFREALEDSQQAVRLDDCFMKGHLREGKCHLSLGNAMAAARCFQKVLDLEPSNREAQQENKNAETLLEFERLADFGFEKRDFRKVVYCMDRALALASACHRFKILKAECLALLGRYPEAQSVASDILRLDSTNADALYVRGLCLYYEDCIDKAVQFFVQALRMAPDHEKARLACRNAKALKSKKEEGNLTFKNHSYEAAYQLYSEALRIDPNNIKTNAKLYCNRAAAGAKMNKPSQAIEDCTSAIKLDDTYIKAYLRRAQCYMHTEQYEEAVRDYDKVYQTEKTSDHKHLLKTAKLELKKSKRKDYYKVLGVGKNATDDEIKKAYRKRAMMHHPDRHSAAAPEVQKEEEKKFKEVGEAFTVLSDPKKKTRYDNGHDLGDDGNFEGGDVDANNIFRAFFGGQGFTFESNAGSAPGNMFFQFG